The Methylomagnum ishizawai genome has a window encoding:
- the cydB gene encoding cytochrome d ubiquinol oxidase subunit II: protein MFDYETLRFIWWLFTGVVIIAFVLTSGFDFGICALLPFLGKTDPERRAIINTVGGTWEGNQVWLILLGGALFAVWPTVYATLFSGLYVAMLLVLFALFFRPAGFDYRSKLENPIWRNAWDWGLFIGGAVPPILLGVLVGNLVQGLPFHFDPDLRPYYDGSFFALLNPFALLCGVASLLICLFHGAIYLKWRTEGVLYLRALAVVKVLGPVVLGVVGLIAVWTALGMSLPEITQSAGTAGPSNPLNKTVVMNAGWMGQFFTHPWMLLAPMLGFGALFAAWRLALEHTSSAAFVFSGLGIAGILLSLGFGLFPFLLISTTNPSHSLSIWDASSSQFTLALAFWITVVFLPIVLAYTRWVYKVLWGSVTPETVLKDQHTLY from the coding sequence ATGTTCGACTATGAAACCTTGCGCTTCATCTGGTGGCTGTTCACCGGCGTCGTCATCATCGCCTTCGTGCTGACTTCGGGCTTCGATTTCGGCATCTGCGCCCTGCTGCCCTTCCTGGGCAAGACCGACCCGGAACGCCGCGCCATCATCAACACCGTGGGCGGCACCTGGGAAGGCAACCAGGTCTGGCTGATTTTGTTGGGCGGCGCCTTGTTCGCGGTGTGGCCCACGGTCTACGCCACCCTGTTCTCGGGGCTGTATGTGGCGATGCTGCTGGTGTTGTTCGCCCTGTTCTTCCGGCCCGCCGGTTTCGACTACCGCAGCAAGCTGGAAAACCCCATTTGGCGCAATGCCTGGGATTGGGGGTTGTTCATCGGCGGGGCGGTGCCGCCCATCCTCCTGGGCGTGCTGGTCGGGAATCTGGTGCAGGGCTTGCCCTTCCATTTCGACCCGGATTTGCGGCCCTACTACGACGGCAGCTTCTTCGCCTTGTTGAACCCGTTCGCCTTGCTGTGCGGCGTGGCTTCCTTGCTGATCTGCCTGTTCCATGGCGCGATCTATCTCAAGTGGCGCACCGAGGGCGTGCTTTATCTCCGCGCCTTGGCGGTGGTGAAGGTGTTGGGTCCGGTGGTCCTGGGCGTGGTCGGTTTGATCGCCGTGTGGACCGCGCTGGGGATGAGCCTGCCGGAAATCACCCAGTCCGCCGGGACCGCCGGGCCGTCCAATCCGCTGAATAAAACCGTGGTCATGAACGCGGGCTGGATGGGCCAGTTCTTCACCCATCCCTGGATGTTGCTGGCCCCGATGCTGGGGTTCGGTGCCCTGTTCGCGGCGTGGCGCTTGGCGCTGGAACATACCTCCTCTGCCGCCTTCGTGTTCAGCGGGCTGGGCATCGCCGGGATTTTGCTGTCGCTGGGCTTCGGGCTGTTCCCGTTCCTGCTGATCTCGACCACCAACCCCAGCCATAGCCTTTCGATCTGGGACGCGAGTTCCAGCCAGTTCACCCTGGCCCTGGCGTTCTGGATCACGGTGGTGTTCCTGCCCATCGTGCTGGCCTACACCCGCTGGGTCTACAAGGTGCTGTGGGGCAGCGTGACCCCGGAAACCGTGCTGAAAGACCAGCACACGCTTTATTGA
- a CDS encoding NAD(P)/FAD-dependent oxidoreductase, translated as MARIVVLGAGIGGVPMALEMKELVGKNHQVTVISDSPTFHFVPSNPWVAVKWRTPDQIKIPLAPVFKKRDIEFIQQKATRVHPSENRVELADGASVNYDYLVIATGPKLDFEAVPGFGPEGFTQSVCHVDHAAEAGHFWDGFVKDPGPIIVGSMQGASCFGPAYEYLFIANSDLRKRQIRDKVQITFVTSEPYIGHLGLGGVGDTKGMLESELRQHHIKWITNAKVDKIEQGKMFVTEVDDNGQEKKKHELPFKHTMMIPAFKGIDAVFGVEGLVNPRGFVLIDEYQRNPNFKNIYSVGVCVAIPPVEATPVPTGAPKTGYMIESMVTATAHNIHDELQGKAPSHKGTWNALCLADLGDSGVAFLAKPQIPPRNVTWAGKGKWVHWMKIAFEFYFMRKIKKGVSEPFYERMMLKFIGIMRLKSPH; from the coding sequence ATGGCTCGCATCGTAGTCTTAGGCGCCGGCATCGGCGGCGTCCCCATGGCTTTGGAAATGAAGGAACTGGTGGGCAAGAACCACCAGGTCACGGTGATTTCCGACAGCCCCACCTTCCATTTCGTGCCTTCCAACCCCTGGGTGGCGGTGAAGTGGCGCACCCCGGACCAGATCAAGATTCCGCTGGCCCCGGTGTTCAAGAAGCGGGATATCGAATTCATCCAGCAGAAAGCCACCCGCGTCCATCCCAGCGAAAACCGGGTGGAACTGGCCGACGGCGCTTCCGTCAATTACGACTATCTCGTCATCGCCACCGGCCCCAAACTGGATTTCGAGGCGGTGCCCGGCTTCGGCCCGGAAGGTTTCACCCAATCGGTCTGCCATGTGGACCACGCGGCGGAAGCCGGCCATTTCTGGGACGGCTTCGTCAAGGACCCCGGCCCCATCATCGTCGGCTCCATGCAGGGCGCGTCCTGCTTCGGCCCGGCCTATGAATACCTGTTCATCGCCAATTCCGACCTCAGGAAGCGCCAAATCCGCGACAAGGTGCAAATCACCTTCGTGACCTCCGAGCCGTATATCGGCCATTTAGGGCTAGGCGGCGTGGGCGACACCAAGGGCATGTTGGAAAGCGAGCTGCGCCAGCACCACATCAAATGGATCACCAACGCCAAGGTGGACAAGATCGAACAAGGCAAGATGTTCGTCACCGAAGTCGATGACAACGGCCAGGAGAAAAAGAAACACGAACTGCCGTTCAAGCACACCATGATGATCCCGGCGTTCAAGGGCATCGACGCGGTGTTCGGGGTCGAGGGTTTGGTGAATCCGCGCGGCTTCGTGCTGATCGACGAATACCAGCGCAACCCCAACTTCAAAAACATCTATTCGGTGGGCGTGTGCGTCGCGATTCCGCCGGTGGAAGCCACCCCGGTCCCGACCGGCGCGCCCAAGACCGGCTATATGATCGAATCCATGGTGACGGCGACCGCGCATAACATCCACGACGAACTGCAAGGCAAGGCCCCCAGCCACAAGGGCACCTGGAACGCGCTCTGCCTCGCCGACCTCGGCGATAGCGGCGTGGCCTTCCTGGCCAAGCCACAGATTCCGCCGCGCAACGTGACCTGGGCCGGCAAAGGCAAGTGGGTCCACTGGATGAAGATCGCCTTCGAGTTCTATTTCATGCGCAAGATCAAGAAGGGCGTGAGCGAACCGTTCTACGAACGGATGATGCTCAAGTTCATCGGCATCATGCGCCTGAAATCGCCGCACTGA
- a CDS encoding nucleotidyltransferase domain-containing protein, with product MNSQPDFSLLLETARPRLSGHGERLLSGAGSGHSEWLIRQALDHGTAGFLCHHMSALGAASGDMAVACQAYLEACAASFASGLGELRELLDKLEAAGVDVMPIKGPGFACRVYAHPGLRRFRDLDLLIRPAHRDAALAVLAALGYRGDLEDLPPSRLRDYHDYNGQDILFAPGRIPIEPHWALVPRTFCAGIDVDALFARAVEFEAPGLGRVRGLSPEDTLLVAAVHGSKEEWSRLVWLSDIAAIFAAWPTLDARLALERATACGCRRMLLLAVLLAQRLVGADVPIHLVDQALADPAIPGLVAHIERGLPFSQGETRDVFRLTRFRWCVRERVADRIRYGLRTLLTPRVPHFRILPLPDRLAFLYPVARIVIDAVILPAWRIWKRIKRVDYP from the coding sequence TTGAATAGCCAGCCCGACTTTTCGCTCCTGCTCGAAACCGCCCGCCCGCGGCTGTCCGGCCATGGGGAACGCTTGTTGTCCGGGGCTGGTTCGGGCCATTCGGAATGGCTGATACGCCAAGCCCTCGATCACGGCACCGCCGGTTTCTTATGCCACCATATGTCGGCACTCGGGGCGGCCTCCGGGGACATGGCCGTGGCCTGCCAAGCCTATCTCGAAGCCTGCGCGGCCTCGTTCGCCTCCGGCTTGGGGGAGTTGCGCGAATTGCTCGACAAGCTCGAAGCGGCCGGTGTCGATGTGATGCCGATCAAGGGGCCGGGTTTTGCCTGCCGGGTCTATGCGCATCCTGGGTTACGCCGTTTCCGCGATCTAGACCTGTTAATCCGCCCCGCGCACCGGGACGCCGCGTTGGCCGTGCTGGCGGCGCTCGGGTATCGCGGCGATCTGGAGGACCTGCCGCCCAGCCGCCTGCGCGATTACCACGATTACAACGGCCAGGATATTTTGTTCGCCCCTGGCCGCATCCCGATCGAACCACACTGGGCCTTGGTGCCCCGGACCTTTTGCGCCGGGATCGATGTGGATGCGTTGTTCGCCCGGGCGGTCGAATTCGAAGCGCCGGGCTTGGGCCGGGTACGGGGGCTGTCGCCCGAGGACACGCTGCTCGTGGCCGCGGTGCATGGCTCGAAGGAGGAATGGTCGCGGCTGGTGTGGCTGAGCGACATCGCGGCCATTTTCGCCGCTTGGCCGACGCTCGATGCGCGGTTGGCGTTGGAACGCGCCACCGCCTGCGGTTGCCGACGCATGTTGCTGCTGGCGGTGCTGCTGGCCCAGAGGCTGGTCGGTGCCGACGTGCCTATCCACCTCGTCGATCAAGCGCTGGCCGACCCGGCGATCCCCGGCCTGGTGGCGCACATCGAGCGCGGCCTGCCGTTTTCCCAAGGCGAAACCCGCGACGTGTTCCGGCTGACCCGTTTCCGCTGGTGCGTGCGCGAGCGCGTCGCCGACCGCATACGCTACGGCCTACGCACGCTATTGACCCCGCGTGTGCCGCATTTCCGCATACTGCCCCTGCCCGATCGGCTGGCCTTCCTCTATCCCGTCGCCCGCATCGTTATAGATGCCGTCATCCTTCCCGCGTGGCGTATTTGGAAGCGGATAAAGCGGGTGGATTATCCATAG
- a CDS encoding DUF6946 family protein, producing the protein MDIVDNQGKRIDSLAAWARLYQSPRSAQQWKEHRSAYSMAEFILHRDGAGALRARIADALGEAVEFEKAIPEREIRFDLFGRGRMHDLGIYGRTGSGKSLFVGVEAKVDEPFGALVREAYLAAKARQIAGESTHAPARMEQLLKLHFASPDPSVFEVRYQLLYATAGTLAAGADISVLYIVVFKTPLYNEIVSAENYRDYVDFMAKAGASPLKLSSKEAQGHKLVLGGKELVCLHEYFELRG; encoded by the coding sequence ATGGACATCGTCGATAACCAAGGCAAACGGATCGATTCATTGGCCGCCTGGGCTAGGCTCTACCAATCCCCGCGGTCGGCGCAGCAATGGAAAGAACACCGCAGCGCCTACTCGATGGCGGAGTTCATACTGCATCGGGATGGGGCCGGTGCCCTGCGGGCCAGGATTGCCGATGCGCTGGGGGAAGCGGTGGAATTCGAAAAGGCCATCCCCGAACGTGAAATCCGCTTCGACCTATTCGGGCGGGGCCGGATGCACGACCTGGGGATTTATGGGCGGACGGGATCGGGGAAATCCCTGTTCGTGGGGGTGGAGGCCAAGGTCGATGAACCCTTCGGTGCGCTGGTCAGGGAAGCCTATCTTGCCGCCAAGGCCCGGCAAATCGCCGGCGAATCGACCCACGCCCCCGCCAGGATGGAACAGCTGCTCAAACTCCATTTCGCAAGCCCGGACCCATCGGTATTCGAGGTCCGTTATCAACTCCTCTATGCCACCGCCGGAACCCTGGCCGCGGGCGCGGATATCTCCGTGCTATACATCGTCGTGTTCAAAACCCCGTTGTACAACGAAATCGTCAGCGCCGAGAATTATCGGGATTATGTCGATTTCATGGCCAAGGCCGGTGCCAGCCCGCTCAAGCTATCCAGCAAGGAAGCGCAGGGCCATAAGCTCGTCTTGGGTGGCAAGGAATTGGTGTGCCTGCACGAGTATTTCGAGCTGCGCGGCTAG
- the cydX gene encoding cytochrome bd-I oxidase subunit CydX, with product MWYFTWILGVGLACAFGIINAMWLEAECDMDHCGGEGEPECVPRRRT from the coding sequence ATGTGGTACTTCACTTGGATCCTGGGCGTCGGACTGGCCTGCGCCTTCGGCATCATCAACGCCATGTGGCTGGAAGCGGAATGCGATATGGACCATTGCGGCGGCGAGGGCGAACCGGAATGCGTGCCGCGCCGCCGGACATGA
- a CDS encoding tail fiber domain-containing protein: protein MNQSASDTHRNESAFADNPAPLSAEDRRDFLKRAGRYAVGAPAAVLLLQAASIPARASSYGPPVTTTLNIPSDRRLKTDIVREGTLPNGVALYSFRYTWSQQRFVGVMADEIEAVKPEAVSIHRTGYKMVDYSTALN from the coding sequence ATGAACCAGAGCGCATCAGATACTCATCGGAACGAATCGGCTTTCGCTGACAATCCGGCCCCCCTCAGTGCTGAGGATCGGCGTGACTTCCTCAAGCGTGCCGGCCGCTACGCGGTGGGCGCACCGGCGGCCGTACTGCTCCTCCAAGCCGCGAGCATCCCTGCCAGGGCGAGTTCCTACGGCCCGCCCGTGACGACGACCCTCAACATACCGAGCGACCGCCGCCTGAAGACCGACATCGTGCGCGAAGGCACATTGCCGAACGGCGTAGCGCTCTATTCGTTCCGCTATACCTGGAGCCAACAGCGCTTCGTCGGTGTGATGGCGGACGAAATCGAGGCCGTCAAGCCCGAGGCCGTGTCGATCCATCGCACCGGCTACAAGATGGTCGACTATTCGACCGCGCTCAACTGA
- the cydP gene encoding cytochrome oxidase putative small subunit CydP, translated as MPNPHRKTTRPRLGREIAYALGVKVLLLMALWWAVFRPQPGAAKPDVADLFQPGPPSSPHQEKPHDFR; from the coding sequence ATGCCGAATCCACACAGAAAAACGACGCGCCCCCGCCTGGGACGGGAAATCGCCTACGCTCTAGGCGTCAAGGTCTTGCTGCTCATGGCCCTGTGGTGGGCGGTGTTCAGGCCGCAACCGGGAGCGGCCAAGCCCGATGTGGCGGACCTATTCCAGCCCGGTCCCCCTTCTTCCCCACACCAGGAGAAACCCCATGATTTCCGGTGA
- a CDS encoding cytochrome ubiquinol oxidase subunit I, whose product MISGEEIVNLSRLQFGLTAMYHFLFVPLTLGLSFILAIMESVYVMTGKPVYKDMTKFWGKLFAINFAMGVTTGITLEFQFGTNWAYYSHYVGDIFGPILASEGWMAFFLESTLVGLFFFGWDRLTQVQHLAVTWLVAFGTSFSALWILIANGWMQYPVGSEFNYETLRMEMASFAEVFFNPVAQVKFVHTVAAGYVTGSMFVLGISSWYLLQRRDLGFARRSFSIAAGFGLASVLSVIVLGDESGYTEGETQKIKLAAIEAEWDTHQPPASFTVIGFPDQEQEQTHFALKIPYVLGLIATRSIDEEVKGLKDLRADSAKRIRSGRVAYGELQKLRGGDQSEAVKASFDQHKADLGYGLLLKRYTADPAQATEDMIQKAANDTIPRVAPLFWTFRIMVAAGFTLLFIFGAAFYYCATRVADQKRWLLKMALWGIPLPWIAAETGWFVAEYGRQPWTISGVLPTHLSASNIGTDQLWFGIAGFLFFYTTLLVIELYLMFKYARLGPSSLHTGKYHFEAQAPASAAPLAH is encoded by the coding sequence ATGATTTCCGGTGAAGAAATCGTCAACCTGTCGAGGCTGCAATTCGGCCTCACCGCCATGTATCACTTCCTGTTCGTGCCCCTGACCCTGGGGCTGAGCTTCATCCTCGCCATCATGGAATCGGTCTACGTCATGACCGGCAAGCCGGTCTACAAGGACATGACCAAGTTCTGGGGCAAGCTGTTCGCCATCAATTTCGCGATGGGCGTCACCACCGGCATCACCCTGGAATTCCAGTTCGGCACCAATTGGGCCTATTACTCGCATTATGTCGGCGATATTTTCGGGCCGATCCTGGCTTCGGAAGGCTGGATGGCCTTCTTCCTGGAATCGACCCTGGTCGGCCTGTTCTTCTTCGGCTGGGACCGGCTCACCCAGGTGCAGCATCTGGCCGTGACCTGGCTGGTGGCGTTCGGCACCAGCTTCTCGGCGCTGTGGATTCTGATCGCCAATGGTTGGATGCAATATCCGGTGGGTTCCGAGTTCAACTACGAAACCCTGCGGATGGAAATGGCCTCGTTCGCCGAGGTGTTCTTCAACCCGGTGGCCCAGGTGAAATTCGTCCACACCGTGGCGGCGGGCTATGTGACCGGCTCCATGTTCGTGCTGGGGATCAGTTCCTGGTACCTGCTGCAACGGCGGGATTTGGGTTTCGCCCGCCGTTCTTTTTCCATCGCGGCGGGGTTCGGGCTGGCGTCGGTATTATCGGTGATCGTGCTGGGCGACGAGAGCGGCTATACCGAAGGCGAAACCCAGAAGATCAAACTGGCCGCCATCGAGGCCGAGTGGGACACCCATCAGCCACCCGCCAGTTTCACCGTGATCGGCTTCCCGGACCAGGAACAGGAACAAACCCATTTCGCCCTCAAGATTCCCTATGTGCTGGGCTTGATCGCCACCCGCTCCATCGACGAGGAGGTGAAAGGCTTGAAGGATTTGCGGGCCGACAGCGCCAAGCGCATCCGTAGCGGCAGGGTCGCCTACGGCGAATTGCAGAAGCTGCGCGGCGGCGATCAGAGCGAAGCCGTGAAAGCCAGCTTCGACCAGCACAAGGCGGACCTGGGCTATGGCCTGTTGCTCAAGCGCTATACCGCCGACCCGGCCCAAGCCACCGAGGACATGATCCAAAAAGCCGCCAACGACACCATTCCCAGGGTGGCGCCCTTGTTCTGGACCTTCCGCATCATGGTGGCAGCAGGCTTCACCCTGTTGTTCATCTTCGGCGCGGCCTTCTACTACTGCGCGACCCGCGTGGCGGACCAGAAACGCTGGTTGTTGAAGATGGCGCTGTGGGGCATCCCCCTGCCCTGGATCGCCGCCGAAACCGGCTGGTTCGTGGCGGAATATGGCCGCCAGCCCTGGACCATCTCCGGCGTGCTGCCGACCCATCTCTCGGCCTCGAATATCGGTACGGATCAACTCTGGTTCGGCATCGCGGGCTTCCTGTTCTTCTATACCACCCTGCTGGTGATCGAGTTGTACCTGATGTTCAAGTACGCCCGGCTGGGACCGAGCAGCCTGCATACCGGGAAATATCATTTCGAGGCGCAGGCACCGGCCAGCGCCGCGCCCCTGGCCCACTGA
- a CDS encoding TolC family protein, with the protein MANHKHGGIAMHWRICLLIPWLAVAFPAWAGTPALPSARPLEKNRARPLDVDEAIDLAFAQNPDLAAAAARIGEAEARVVEAEAAFYPKVTARMDYAYSNNPALAFSSIVAQRRFNFGMNINQPGWVSNFRPEVVGAMNLYRGGQDAALKKAAELGVEAAELERSALRNRLAAAVTAAYYAVLSAPKQAEVAHRSVETVAKALEHTRARVAEGMALKADVLSLEVRATEAYESELKAKNAMELSRSALKTLLGSGEMPEFREIDPGLPHPEPNFGKLLDEALNQRPEMQAAARQVQIREQELEAAQGAHRPRVDAYASYGQNSRSPGDFTFNNDNGSIGLSAEVDVFSGGAVAARIQAAERRIVEAQAIQERTRLEIEDELRQAHLTLNETLQRLKVAEAGADSAEEALRLVHEQYQGGTATVTRYLEAETDHANAALRAILARYETRVAEAQLRRALGHWR; encoded by the coding sequence ATGGCGAACCATAAACACGGGGGTATCGCGATGCACTGGCGGATATGCCTGCTCATTCCATGGCTGGCGGTCGCGTTTCCGGCCTGGGCCGGGACGCCCGCCCTACCTTCGGCGCGGCCTTTGGAAAAAAACCGCGCCCGGCCCCTGGACGTGGACGAAGCCATCGACCTCGCCTTCGCGCAAAACCCCGACCTCGCCGCCGCCGCCGCCAGGATCGGCGAGGCCGAGGCGCGGGTGGTGGAAGCCGAAGCCGCCTTCTACCCCAAGGTCACGGCGCGGATGGACTACGCGTACTCCAACAATCCGGCCCTGGCCTTTTCCAGCATCGTGGCCCAGCGCCGCTTCAATTTCGGCATGAACATCAACCAACCGGGCTGGGTCTCGAACTTCCGGCCCGAAGTGGTGGGTGCCATGAACCTGTACCGGGGCGGCCAGGACGCCGCGCTCAAGAAAGCCGCCGAACTGGGCGTCGAAGCCGCCGAACTGGAACGCTCGGCCCTCAGGAACCGCTTGGCGGCGGCGGTGACGGCGGCCTATTACGCCGTACTATCCGCGCCCAAACAAGCGGAAGTGGCGCATCGTTCGGTCGAGACCGTCGCCAAGGCGCTCGAACACACCCGCGCCCGCGTGGCCGAGGGCATGGCGCTCAAGGCCGATGTGCTGTCGCTGGAAGTCCGGGCCACCGAAGCCTACGAATCCGAACTCAAGGCCAAGAACGCCATGGAACTCTCGCGTTCGGCCCTGAAAACCCTGTTGGGTTCGGGCGAGATGCCGGAATTCCGCGAAATCGACCCAGGGCTTCCCCACCCCGAACCCAACTTCGGGAAACTGCTGGACGAAGCCTTGAACCAACGCCCCGAAATGCAAGCGGCGGCGCGGCAAGTGCAAATCCGCGAGCAGGAATTGGAAGCCGCCCAGGGTGCCCACCGGCCCCGCGTCGATGCCTACGCTTCCTATGGCCAAAACAGCCGTTCCCCCGGCGATTTCACCTTCAACAACGACAACGGCAGCATCGGCCTGAGCGCCGAGGTGGACGTGTTCTCGGGCGGGGCGGTCGCGGCACGGATACAGGCGGCGGAACGGCGGATCGTGGAAGCCCAGGCGATACAGGAACGCACCCGCCTGGAAATCGAAGACGAACTGCGCCAAGCCCACCTCACCCTGAACGAAACCCTGCAACGCCTGAAAGTGGCCGAAGCCGGGGCCGATTCCGCCGAAGAAGCCCTGCGTCTGGTGCATGAGCAATACCAAGGCGGCACCGCCACCGTGACCCGTTATCTGGAAGCCGAAACCGACCACGCCAACGCGGCCTTGCGGGCCATCCTCGCCCGCTATGAAACCAGGGTGGCGGAAGCGCAACTGCGGCGGGCGCTGGGACACTGGCGCTAA
- a CDS encoding cupin domain-containing protein produces MNKLAVGLSTLAGVAVWLSGPALADGAEGGASKPSRQALFNKDVDLPSARIQTHVVRVTFPAGAKSPTHTHPGPGPRYVIKGKLKVVDGGETKIYSAGDVFWESGHEMTVENVAGDESQMIFFEMAPRD; encoded by the coding sequence ATGAACAAGCTTGCTGTGGGATTATCCACCCTGGCCGGGGTGGCGGTGTGGTTGTCGGGTCCGGCGCTCGCGGACGGGGCGGAAGGCGGGGCGTCCAAGCCTTCGCGCCAAGCCCTGTTCAACAAGGATGTCGATCTGCCCTCGGCCCGGATCCAAACCCATGTGGTCCGGGTGACGTTTCCCGCCGGGGCCAAATCGCCCACCCATACCCATCCGGGACCGGGGCCGCGCTATGTCATCAAGGGCAAGCTCAAGGTGGTGGATGGCGGCGAGACCAAGATTTACTCGGCGGGCGATGTGTTCTGGGAAAGCGGCCACGAGATGACCGTCGAGAACGTCGCGGGCGATGAATCGCAGATGATTTTCTTCGAGATGGCCCCCCGCGATTGA
- a CDS encoding GlcNAc-transferase family protein gives MPHPHIFVNITSYRDRECQWTVRDLFLKAKHPERIFVGICWQTIPELDADCFSVESNPSQVRAVHFHVDEAEGLGWARQQAQSLWQGEPYCLQIDSHMRFVQDWDQAMLAMLAACDSDDPVLTGYPPGYIPPDRLIERERAMVQYIKCFLPNGLLELSCAEPPPDVVVERPMPTAACAGGFIFGPSRILRDVPADPEIYFNGEEQNLAVRLWTAGFDLFSPSRTLIYHYYGRKESARHWNDAAAWSERHRHTLRRMRALCNPAASTPGEVAALGRYGLGSRRSLADYQAFSGVDFAGRTIADYARVFPFVRRTAGSPSATLPTEDLVPIARTHFFVLGDDGLLFHERAGEFYQLNDSAAFVWCARQEGYSWSRIADEQAAARQAPPETTVREIADLAAHWLGQGLLRRAGENPAPVPGSRRRGPCFDGDHFDFVPHTYELLGSRMLVRYGDRELEQRIHPVLAHLRVAAGGSAMETYTVARILDYVYLFHGEKMLHCGENPAALAPPLKFQLFDRAIGRQDFRVQIHAGAVECHACLVLLPGQAGNGKTMLTARLVAAGGTYFSDEVVLLERGHRAIRPLPTSLCVKSKGLALLEPYFPGLAGLPTHIREDGLEVRYLPPPPASLPPPGHSAEARLLVFRRYVAGAPQSLRKLSPAEAFGLLMQNCVAIPRPLELVDAMALVGFIGRLDCYELTGSDLDQDAGAVLDLCRRIGGGAANDESPGPMAPAPCL, from the coding sequence ATGCCGCATCCACACATCTTCGTTAATATCACCAGCTACCGCGACCGCGAATGCCAATGGACCGTGCGCGACCTATTCCTCAAGGCCAAGCACCCGGAACGGATATTCGTCGGTATCTGCTGGCAAACAATTCCCGAACTCGACGCCGACTGCTTCAGCGTGGAGAGCAATCCGTCGCAAGTGCGCGCGGTGCATTTCCATGTCGACGAGGCCGAGGGACTGGGGTGGGCCCGCCAGCAAGCACAGAGCCTGTGGCAGGGCGAGCCGTATTGCCTGCAAATCGATAGCCATATGCGCTTCGTCCAGGATTGGGATCAAGCGATGTTGGCTATGCTCGCGGCCTGTGACTCGGATGACCCGGTATTGACCGGCTACCCGCCGGGCTACATTCCGCCGGACCGGCTGATCGAGCGCGAGCGGGCCATGGTCCAATACATCAAGTGCTTTCTGCCCAACGGCCTGCTCGAACTGTCCTGCGCCGAGCCGCCGCCCGACGTGGTGGTCGAACGGCCCATGCCGACGGCGGCCTGCGCCGGAGGTTTCATTTTCGGACCTTCGCGCATCTTGCGGGACGTGCCGGCCGACCCGGAAATCTATTTCAATGGCGAGGAGCAGAACCTGGCCGTCCGGCTTTGGACTGCGGGCTTCGACCTGTTTTCGCCTTCGCGCACGCTCATCTACCACTACTACGGACGCAAAGAGAGCGCGCGCCATTGGAACGACGCGGCCGCGTGGAGCGAGCGCCATCGGCACACGCTGCGGCGTATGCGGGCCTTGTGCAATCCCGCGGCGAGCACGCCGGGGGAAGTGGCGGCGCTCGGACGATACGGTCTCGGTTCGCGCCGCAGTTTGGCCGATTATCAAGCCTTCAGCGGTGTTGATTTCGCCGGGCGCACCATCGCCGATTATGCGCGGGTGTTTCCCTTCGTCCGCCGGACGGCGGGCAGCCCGTCGGCCACCTTGCCCACCGAAGACCTGGTGCCGATAGCACGCACCCATTTCTTCGTGCTTGGCGACGATGGCCTGCTGTTCCATGAGCGGGCTGGCGAGTTCTACCAGCTCAACGACTCCGCCGCATTCGTCTGGTGCGCCCGGCAGGAAGGGTATTCCTGGTCGCGCATCGCCGACGAGCAAGCCGCCGCGCGCCAGGCGCCGCCGGAAACCACGGTCCGGGAGATCGCGGACCTGGCCGCGCACTGGCTGGGCCAGGGCTTGCTCCGCCGGGCCGGTGAAAACCCGGCACCCGTGCCGGGGTCGCGCCGCCGCGGACCCTGCTTCGATGGCGATCATTTCGATTTCGTCCCGCATACCTACGAACTGCTCGGATCGCGGATGCTGGTCCGCTACGGCGACCGCGAACTCGAACAACGCATCCACCCGGTGCTGGCGCATCTGCGGGTGGCGGCCGGCGGATCGGCCATGGAGACCTACACCGTGGCCCGCATCCTCGATTATGTGTATCTTTTCCATGGCGAGAAAATGCTACATTGCGGCGAGAACCCCGCCGCGCTCGCGCCCCCGCTGAAATTCCAGTTGTTCGACCGCGCCATCGGACGGCAGGATTTCAGGGTGCAGATCCACGCGGGCGCGGTCGAGTGCCATGCTTGCCTGGTGCTGTTGCCGGGCCAGGCGGGCAATGGCAAGACGATGTTGACCGCGCGCCTGGTGGCGGCCGGCGGCACCTATTTCTCCGACGAAGTCGTCCTGCTCGAACGTGGCCACCGCGCAATCAGGCCGCTGCCGACCAGTTTGTGTGTCAAGTCCAAGGGGCTCGCCCTGCTCGAACCGTATTTCCCTGGTTTGGCCGGCTTGCCCACGCATATCCGCGAAGACGGCCTCGAAGTGCGTTATCTGCCACCGCCGCCCGCGAGCCTGCCGCCGCCGGGCCATAGCGCGGAGGCCAGATTGCTGGTGTTCCGGCGCTATGTGGCCGGCGCTCCGCAATCGCTGCGCAAGCTGTCGCCCGCCGAGGCGTTCGGCTTGCTCATGCAGAACTGCGTCGCGATCCCGCGGCCGCTCGAACTAGTGGATGCGATGGCCCTGGTGGGTTTCATCGGGCGCCTCGATTGTTATGAGCTGACCGGCAGCGATCTCGACCAGGATGCCGGAGCCGTGCTGGACCTGTGCCGCCGCATCGGCGGCGGTGCGGCCAACGACGAAAGCCCCGGCCCCATGGCCCCGGCCCCGTGCCTTTGA